One window of Kosakonia cowanii JCM 10956 = DSM 18146 genomic DNA carries:
- a CDS encoding copper-binding protein — MRSYLLCLLSGILLFPHLSAYAQTHDMAHHHAMPAQVYQSQGSIKKITPQAISIAHQAIPALHWPPMTMQFTVTPEHPLAQVKVGDNVRFSFSQSEQGYTLISVTPLP; from the coding sequence ATGCGTAGCTATTTACTCTGCCTGCTCTCAGGCATCCTGCTTTTCCCGCATCTCAGCGCTTACGCGCAAACGCACGACATGGCGCACCATCACGCGATGCCGGCTCAGGTTTATCAAAGCCAGGGCAGTATCAAAAAAATCACCCCGCAGGCGATCTCTATCGCCCATCAGGCTATTCCCGCGCTGCACTGGCCGCCGATGACCATGCAGTTTACGGTTACGCCGGAGCATCCGCTGGCGCAGGTGAAGGTGGGCGATAACGTTCGCTTCAGCTTCAGCCAGAGCGAGCAGGGTTACACCCTCATCTCTGTAACGCCGTTACCGTAA
- a CDS encoding TolC family protein, which translates to MKRYSLSLRLGGACLALICSAAQAEPLTLTQTLAAAERYSAELSANRNEARALDAMADSARQLPDPKLKFGIENVPVQGNNDRRLTREGMTMQRIGVMQQYVSAEKRDRKADTLLAEARSIEAKSHAVRAALQRDTAQAWLELALSLRALHTARQLVAETARQQGAQRASVGTGNALPDSVLAFQIGLSAMRDKVTLAERDVQLAQTRLMQLTGQPITAVSGELPRYQRLPGDEKTLEEAIRQHPDILAAASVANSAKARSAESAIAALPDVEVEVWYGRRAEGYEDMAGVMFTVDLPLFQSRRQDKDHAADVSRTLQANDQLALAEREHLAELHTLIAQYNAAQTLWQRQRDDVLPLLRSRSALLAAQYRAGQSDLPALLEARRSVLDGELALNQAEKTMAQQWAAIRWLIPQEVM; encoded by the coding sequence ATGAAACGATACTCGCTGAGCCTGCGGCTCGGCGGGGCTTGCCTTGCGCTTATCTGCTCCGCCGCGCAGGCGGAGCCGCTGACCCTGACGCAAACCCTCGCCGCCGCAGAGCGCTACTCCGCTGAACTTTCTGCTAACCGTAACGAAGCCCGGGCGCTGGATGCAATGGCCGATTCCGCCCGCCAGTTGCCCGACCCCAAACTGAAATTCGGCATTGAGAATGTGCCGGTACAGGGCAATAACGACCGCCGTTTGACCCGCGAAGGCATGACTATGCAGCGCATTGGCGTGATGCAGCAGTATGTCAGCGCGGAAAAACGCGATCGTAAAGCCGACACCTTGCTGGCCGAAGCGCGCAGCATCGAGGCCAAATCCCACGCGGTGCGCGCAGCGCTCCAGCGCGATACCGCCCAGGCGTGGCTTGAGCTGGCGCTCTCACTGCGGGCGCTGCACACCGCCCGGCAATTAGTGGCGGAAACCGCGCGTCAGCAGGGCGCGCAACGCGCCAGCGTCGGCACGGGTAATGCCCTGCCGGACAGCGTGCTCGCCTTTCAAATCGGCCTGAGCGCGATGCGCGATAAAGTCACCCTGGCCGAGCGGGATGTTCAACTGGCACAGACCCGGCTGATGCAGCTTACCGGGCAGCCGATCACCGCCGTCAGCGGCGAGCTTCCCCGCTATCAGCGTCTTCCAGGCGATGAGAAAACGCTGGAAGAGGCGATTCGCCAGCATCCCGATATCCTGGCTGCCGCAAGCGTTGCCAACAGCGCCAAAGCCCGCTCGGCGGAGTCGGCGATTGCCGCACTGCCCGATGTCGAGGTGGAGGTGTGGTATGGGCGGCGTGCCGAGGGGTATGAGGATATGGCCGGGGTGATGTTTACCGTCGACCTGCCGCTGTTTCAGTCCCGCCGTCAGGATAAAGATCACGCCGCCGACGTCTCCCGTACCTTGCAGGCCAATGACCAACTGGCGCTCGCCGAACGCGAGCATCTCGCCGAACTTCACACCCTGATTGCCCAGTACAACGCCGCGCAAACCCTCTGGCAGCGCCAGCGGGATGACGTGCTGCCGCTTTTGCGTAGCCGTTCCGCGCTGTTAGCGGCCCAGTACCGCGCCGGGCAGTCCGATCTCCCGGCGCTGCTTGAGGCGCGCCGCAGCGTGCTCGACGGTGAACTGGCGCTCAATCAGGCCGAAAAAACGATGGCGCAGCAGTGGGCAGCGATCCGCTGGCTTATCCCACAGGAGGTGATGTGA
- a CDS encoding efflux RND transporter periplasmic adaptor subunit, with the protein MKRTLLAVAVAACVAASAGYLTGRQESVPADSSQPQQARKVLYWYDPMVPDQRFDKPGKSPFMDMPLVAKYADDAPADGGVRISAQQQQNLGMTTAKVEKRPLASAFSAFATVTTDERAMQIVPSPAAGVVEKLFVRAPQQWVKKGEALAQLWIPQWTSAQQEYLAVRQLGDSELTRAARERLALQFMPQEVIRAVERSAKAQTRLIIRAARDGYITKLDTREGAQVAATQTLFELASLDPVWLLVDYPQSQAQALKVGSEVEATSESWPGERFHGRVSELLPQLASATRTLQARIVLENPQQKLKPGMFLTVTQPEGAQQPAVLAIPEEALIESGRASRVLLATGEGHFRAVNVTAGRRAQGWREILSGLQEGDEVVTSGQFLIDSEASLRSALPQQPTSVKKTPEYRASGVVQAVDNGTITLSHQPIPELNWGAMTMDFTLTDPDPQVKVGDKVMFSFTLDDEAGAVITHLMPEATK; encoded by the coding sequence ATGAAACGAACCCTGTTAGCCGTAGCGGTTGCTGCCTGCGTGGCGGCCAGCGCCGGTTACCTTACTGGTCGCCAAGAGAGCGTGCCCGCTGATAGCAGCCAGCCGCAACAGGCGCGCAAAGTGCTCTACTGGTACGACCCGATGGTGCCGGACCAGCGCTTCGATAAACCGGGCAAATCGCCCTTTATGGATATGCCGCTGGTGGCGAAATATGCCGATGATGCGCCCGCTGACGGCGGCGTGCGCATCAGCGCCCAACAGCAGCAAAATCTTGGCATGACCACCGCGAAGGTGGAGAAACGGCCGCTCGCCAGTGCTTTCAGCGCGTTTGCCACCGTCACTACCGACGAGCGTGCGATGCAGATCGTACCCTCACCGGCGGCGGGCGTGGTGGAGAAACTCTTTGTCCGCGCGCCGCAGCAGTGGGTGAAAAAGGGCGAGGCGCTGGCGCAGCTCTGGATCCCGCAGTGGACCAGCGCGCAGCAGGAGTATCTGGCGGTGCGCCAACTCGGCGACAGCGAACTGACGCGCGCCGCCCGCGAACGGCTGGCGCTGCAGTTTATGCCGCAAGAGGTGATTCGCGCGGTGGAGCGCAGCGCCAAAGCGCAGACCCGGCTGATCATCCGCGCCGCGCGCGACGGCTATATCACCAAACTCGATACCCGCGAAGGGGCGCAGGTCGCCGCCACGCAAACGCTGTTTGAACTGGCGAGCCTCGATCCGGTCTGGCTGCTGGTCGATTATCCGCAAAGCCAGGCGCAGGCGCTGAAGGTTGGTAGCGAAGTGGAAGCGACCAGCGAAAGCTGGCCGGGCGAGCGTTTCCACGGTCGCGTCAGCGAACTGTTGCCGCAGCTCGCCAGCGCCACGCGCACGCTGCAAGCGCGCATCGTGCTGGAAAACCCGCAGCAGAAGCTGAAACCCGGCATGTTTCTTACCGTCACCCAGCCGGAAGGAGCACAGCAGCCTGCAGTGCTGGCAATCCCGGAAGAGGCGTTGATCGAAAGCGGGCGCGCCAGCCGCGTGCTGCTGGCAACCGGCGAGGGGCATTTCCGTGCGGTGAATGTGACGGCCGGACGGCGCGCGCAGGGTTGGCGGGAGATCCTCTCCGGGCTGCAGGAGGGCGATGAGGTTGTCACTTCTGGGCAGTTCCTGATCGACTCCGAAGCGAGCCTGCGCAGTGCTTTGCCGCAGCAGCCGACTTCCGTCAAAAAAACACCGGAATATCGTGCCAGCGGCGTGGTGCAGGCGGTAGATAACGGCACCATTACCCTGAGTCATCAACCGATCCCCGAACTGAACTGGGGGGCGATGACGATGGACTTTACGCTTACAGATCCCGATCCGCAGGTGAAAGTGGGCGATAAGGTGATGTTCAGCTTCACGCTGGATGATGAGGCGGGCGCGGTTATTACCCATCTGATGCCGGAGGCGACGAAATGA
- a CDS encoding efflux RND transporter permease subunit yields MIAAVIRASLRNRLLVLLAALVLTGWGIWSLQRAPLDALPDLSDVQVIIRASYAGKAPQLIEDQVTYPLTTAMLSVPGAKTVRGYSMFGDAYVYVLFDDDTDLYWARSRVLESLSQIQASLPAGVEVGLGPDATGVGWIYEYALVDRSGKHNLADLRALQDWTLKFELKTVPNVAEVASVGGMVRQYQIVPDPQKMRALNITHQQLVSAVQAANQESGGALLEMGEAEFMLRTSGYLRQPEDFRQTVIASRDGVPVMLSDIATVRLGPELRRGVAEYNGEGEVAGGVIVMRYGKNALQTIQAVKTKLAEIQKTLPAGVEIVPVYDRSTLIESAVGTLTHKLIEEFIVVALVCTLFLFHFRSALVAIISLPLGILGAFIVMHYQGINANIMSLGGIAIAIGAMVDAAIVMIENMHKVMEQWRHDNPGRLPARGDYWRFSEQAAVEVGPALFCSLLIITLSFIPVFSLEAQEGRMFSPLAFTKSWAMAVAAGLGITLVPVLMALFIRGKIPDEKANPINRVLIRLYEPLLDKVLAWPKAMLAIALLLLVATAWPLSRLGSEFMPPLDEGDLLYMPSTLPGISAREAGRLLQQTDRLIKSVPEVESVFGKAGRAESATDPAPLTMLETTIRFKPRAQWRPGMTPEKLIDELDKTVSVPGIANVWVPPIRNRLDMLATGIKSPVGIKVNGNNIADIERVAQKIEQVVKSVPGVTSALAERLAGGRYVDININRQQAARYGVSVQELQSLVATLVGGEKIGEVLQGRERFPINVRYPRDLRANVDDLRALPVITASGSQIALGDLAEVVITEGPPMLKSENARLSNWIYVDLRGRDLKSAVEEMQQRVAQQVALPQGVTLSWSGQFEYLERATAKLKIVLPVTLIIIFVLLFITFKRVSDVLLIMGTLPFALIGGVWLLWLLGYNLSVAGAVGFIALAGVAAEFGVIMVLYLNHALEKYRISESDEPNTRLLLAIHEGAVLRVRPKVMTVATIMAGLLPIMWGGGSGAEVMSRIAAPMIGGMVTAPLLSMLVIPALYYLLHRKR; encoded by the coding sequence ATGATTGCTGCCGTGATTCGCGCCTCATTACGCAACCGCCTGCTGGTTCTGCTGGCGGCGCTTGTCCTCACCGGCTGGGGCATCTGGTCGTTGCAGCGCGCGCCGCTTGATGCGCTGCCCGATCTCTCGGATGTGCAGGTGATTATTCGCGCCAGCTATGCGGGCAAAGCGCCGCAGCTGATAGAGGATCAGGTGACCTATCCGCTCACCACCGCCATGCTCTCGGTGCCGGGGGCGAAAACCGTGCGCGGCTACTCGATGTTTGGCGATGCCTATGTCTATGTGCTGTTTGACGATGATACCGATCTCTACTGGGCGCGCTCGCGGGTGCTGGAGAGCCTGAGCCAGATTCAGGCATCGCTGCCCGCCGGAGTGGAGGTGGGCCTCGGGCCAGATGCCACCGGCGTCGGCTGGATCTATGAGTATGCGCTGGTGGATCGCAGCGGTAAGCACAACCTCGCCGACCTGCGTGCCTTGCAGGACTGGACGCTGAAATTTGAACTGAAAACTGTGCCCAATGTCGCCGAGGTTGCCAGCGTCGGCGGCATGGTGCGCCAGTACCAGATTGTGCCGGACCCGCAAAAGATGCGCGCGCTCAATATCACCCATCAGCAGTTAGTAAGCGCGGTGCAGGCGGCGAATCAGGAGAGCGGCGGCGCGCTGCTGGAGATGGGCGAAGCGGAGTTTATGCTGCGCACCAGCGGCTACTTGCGCCAGCCGGAGGATTTTCGCCAGACGGTGATTGCCAGCCGCGACGGCGTGCCGGTGATGCTTTCCGATATCGCGACCGTGCGCCTCGGGCCGGAGCTGCGCCGGGGCGTGGCGGAGTATAACGGCGAGGGGGAAGTGGCGGGCGGCGTGATTGTGATGCGCTACGGCAAGAATGCGCTGCAAACCATTCAGGCGGTCAAAACGAAGCTTGCTGAGATACAAAAAACGTTGCCCGCCGGCGTGGAGATTGTACCGGTTTACGACCGCTCAACGCTGATTGAGAGCGCCGTCGGCACGCTGACCCATAAGTTGATTGAAGAGTTTATCGTTGTTGCGCTGGTCTGCACGCTGTTCCTGTTTCACTTTCGCTCGGCGCTGGTGGCGATTATCTCACTGCCGCTGGGCATTCTCGGTGCGTTTATCGTCATGCACTATCAGGGGATCAACGCCAATATCATGTCGCTGGGCGGCATCGCAATTGCCATCGGCGCGATGGTCGATGCGGCGATTGTGATGATTGAGAACATGCACAAAGTGATGGAGCAGTGGCGGCACGATAACCCTGGCCGCCTGCCAGCGCGGGGCGATTACTGGCGCTTCTCCGAGCAGGCAGCGGTGGAGGTCGGCCCGGCGCTCTTTTGCAGCCTGCTTATCATCACCCTGTCGTTTATTCCGGTCTTCTCGCTGGAGGCGCAGGAGGGGCGGATGTTCTCGCCGCTGGCGTTTACCAAAAGCTGGGCGATGGCTGTCGCCGCCGGGCTTGGCATTACGCTAGTGCCGGTGCTGATGGCGCTCTTTATCCGCGGCAAGATCCCTGATGAGAAGGCCAACCCGATTAACCGCGTGTTGATCCGCCTGTATGAACCGCTGCTCGATAAGGTGCTGGCGTGGCCGAAAGCGATGCTCGCCATCGCCCTGCTGCTGTTAGTGGCGACCGCCTGGCCGCTCAGCCGCCTTGGCAGTGAGTTTATGCCGCCGCTGGATGAGGGCGATCTGCTCTATATGCCCTCGACGCTGCCGGGGATTTCCGCCCGTGAAGCGGGGCGCTTACTGCAACAAACGGATCGTTTGATCAAAAGCGTGCCGGAGGTGGAGAGCGTGTTTGGTAAGGCGGGCAGGGCGGAGAGCGCGACCGACCCTGCGCCGTTGACCATGCTGGAAACCACCATTCGCTTTAAACCGCGCGCGCAGTGGCGGCCCGGCATGACGCCGGAAAAACTGATCGATGAGCTGGATAAAACCGTCAGCGTGCCGGGCATCGCCAATGTCTGGGTGCCGCCGATCCGTAACCGCCTCGACATGCTGGCGACCGGCATTAAGAGCCCGGTAGGGATTAAGGTGAACGGCAATAACATTGCCGATATTGAGCGCGTGGCGCAGAAGATTGAGCAGGTGGTAAAAAGCGTGCCGGGCGTCACCTCCGCGCTGGCGGAGCGGCTGGCTGGCGGGCGCTATGTTGATATCAACATTAATCGCCAGCAGGCCGCGCGTTATGGCGTCTCGGTGCAGGAGTTGCAGTCGCTGGTCGCAACCTTAGTGGGCGGCGAAAAGATTGGCGAGGTGTTACAGGGGCGCGAGCGGTTCCCCATCAATGTGCGTTACCCGCGGGATCTTCGGGCGAACGTCGACGATCTGCGCGCACTACCGGTGATCACCGCCAGCGGCAGCCAGATTGCGCTCGGCGATCTGGCAGAGGTGGTGATTACCGAAGGGCCGCCGATGCTGAAGAGCGAGAATGCACGCTTGTCGAACTGGATCTACGTCGATCTGCGCGGGCGTGATTTGAAGTCGGCGGTGGAGGAGATGCAGCAGCGGGTAGCGCAGCAGGTGGCACTGCCGCAGGGCGTTACGCTCAGCTGGTCCGGGCAGTTTGAGTATCTCGAACGCGCGACGGCGAAGTTGAAAATTGTCCTGCCGGTGACGCTGATAATTATCTTTGTGCTGCTGTTTATTACCTTCAAACGAGTGAGTGATGTCTTATTAATTATGGGGACATTGCCCTTCGCATTAATAGGCGGCGTCTGGTTGCTCTGGCTGCTGGGATATAACTTATCGGTGGCGGGCGCCGTCGGCTTTATTGCGCTGGCCGGTGTGGCGGCAGAGTTCGGGGTTATTATGGTGCTCTATCTTAATCATGCCCTTGAGAAATATCGCATCTCTGAATCCGATGAACCTAATACGCGACTGCTTCTCGCGATACACGAGGGGGCGGTTTTACGCGTGCGCCCAAAAGTGATGACGGTAGCGACCATTATGGCCGGGCTGCTGCCGATCATGTGGGGCGGCGGCAGCGGTGCAGAGGTGATGAGTCGTATCGCGGCACCGATGATCGGCGGGATGGTTACCGCACCGCTGCTCTCAATGCTGGTGATTCCGGCGCTCTATTATTTACTCCATCGAAAACGCTGA
- the pagP gene encoding lipid IV(A) palmitoyltransferase PagP, translating into MAVYKKFKYFAVFLCLQILLIPTLHAADKPWYTVFADNVKQTWQQPDNYDLYVPAITWHARFAYDKDKTDRYNERPWGAGFGQDRWDEKGNWHGLYLMAFKDSFNKWEPIGGYGWEKTWRPLADENFHLGLGYTAGVTARDNWKYIPIPVLLPLASIGYGPATFQMTYIPGTYNNGNVYFAWMRFQF; encoded by the coding sequence GTGGCTGTTTATAAAAAATTTAAATATTTCGCTGTCTTTTTGTGTTTACAGATTTTACTGATTCCAACACTTCACGCAGCAGACAAACCCTGGTACACCGTTTTCGCTGACAACGTTAAGCAAACGTGGCAGCAGCCGGATAACTACGATCTCTATGTGCCTGCCATCACCTGGCATGCGCGTTTCGCCTATGACAAGGACAAAACCGATCGCTATAACGAGCGTCCGTGGGGCGCAGGCTTTGGTCAGGATCGCTGGGATGAGAAGGGGAACTGGCACGGGCTCTACCTGATGGCGTTTAAAGACTCCTTTAACAAGTGGGAGCCGATTGGCGGCTACGGCTGGGAAAAGACCTGGCGCCCGCTGGCGGATGAGAATTTCCATCTGGGTCTTGGTTACACCGCGGGTGTTACCGCGCGCGATAACTGGAAGTACATTCCGATTCCGGTGCTGCTGCCGCTGGCCTCAATTGGCTATGGACCGGCGACGTTCCAGATGACCTACATTCCCGGCACTTACAACAACGGTAACGTTTACTTCGCGTGGATGCGCTTCCAGTTTTGA
- the cspE gene encoding transcription antiterminator/RNA stability regulator CspE, giving the protein MSKIKGNVKWFNESKGFGFITPEDGSKDVFVHFSAIQSNGFKTLAEGQRVEFEITNGAKGPSAANVMPV; this is encoded by the coding sequence ATGTCTAAGATTAAAGGTAACGTTAAGTGGTTTAATGAATCCAAAGGATTCGGTTTCATTACTCCGGAAGATGGCAGCAAAGACGTGTTCGTACACTTCTCTGCAATCCAGAGCAATGGTTTCAAAACCCTGGCCGAAGGTCAGCGCGTTGAGTTTGAAATCACTAACGGTGCCAAAGGCCCATCTGCTGCTAACGTAATGCCTGTTTAA
- the crcB gene encoding fluoride efflux transporter CrcB, whose product MLQLLLAVFIGGGTGSVARWMLSMKLNPVHQIIPLGTLTANLIGAFIIGAGLAWFNRMTHIDPVWKVLITTGFCGGLTTFSTFSAEVVFLLQEGRAGWALLNVAVNLLGSFAMTALAFWLLSTANAN is encoded by the coding sequence GTGTTACAACTCCTTTTAGCGGTATTTATCGGCGGAGGCACGGGCAGCGTGGCGCGCTGGATGCTGAGTATGAAACTTAACCCGGTTCATCAAATTATTCCGCTCGGTACGCTGACGGCTAACTTAATTGGCGCATTTATTATTGGTGCCGGGCTGGCGTGGTTTAATCGTATGACGCATATCGATCCGGTGTGGAAAGTGCTGATAACTACCGGATTTTGCGGCGGGTTAACGACCTTCTCCACCTTTTCGGCAGAAGTGGTGTTTTTACTGCAGGAAGGGCGCGCAGGTTGGGCGCTGCTAAATGTCGCCGTTAACCTGTTGGGATCGTTTGCCATGACCGCACTGGCGTTCTGGCTCCTCTCAACCGCTAACGCAAACTGA
- a CDS encoding deaminated glutathione amidase, whose translation MIVAAGQFAVTPVWQTNARTCVSLMAQATRQQASLLVLPEALLARDDNDPHMSVKSAQRLDEGFLSLLCEESRRNTMTTVLTVHVPSTAGRAVNTLVVLRGGEIIAQYAKLHLYDAFSMQESARVDAGNTLPPLIEVEGMQVGLMTCYDLRFPELALSLALQGAELLVLPAAWVRGPLKEMHWATLLAARALDTTCYLVAAGECGNKNIGQSRIVDPQGVTLAAAAEEAQLIFADVTAERVAHTREKLPVLLNRRFAHPQLL comes from the coding sequence ATGATTGTTGCTGCCGGACAATTTGCTGTCACACCCGTGTGGCAAACTAACGCCCGTACGTGTGTATCCTTAATGGCACAGGCCACGCGCCAACAGGCCTCGCTGCTGGTGCTGCCAGAGGCATTACTGGCGCGGGATGATAATGACCCGCATATGTCGGTGAAATCCGCGCAGCGGCTTGATGAGGGCTTTCTGAGCCTGCTTTGCGAAGAGAGCCGACGTAATACCATGACTACTGTGCTGACTGTGCATGTTCCGTCAACAGCGGGCAGGGCGGTTAATACGCTGGTGGTATTGCGCGGCGGGGAGATCATCGCGCAGTATGCCAAGCTGCATCTTTATGATGCGTTCAGCATGCAGGAGTCCGCGCGGGTCGATGCCGGAAACACATTGCCACCGCTGATTGAGGTGGAGGGGATGCAGGTGGGTCTGATGACCTGTTACGATCTTCGTTTCCCGGAGCTAGCGTTATCGCTGGCCTTACAGGGTGCTGAGCTGCTGGTGCTACCCGCCGCCTGGGTACGCGGGCCGCTAAAAGAGATGCACTGGGCAACGTTGCTTGCCGCGCGGGCGCTGGACACCACCTGTTATCTGGTGGCTGCTGGCGAGTGCGGCAACAAGAATATTGGCCAAAGCCGGATCGTCGATCCGCAAGGTGTTACGCTTGCCGCGGCAGCCGAGGAGGCGCAGTTAATTTTTGCCGACGTGACGGCTGAGCGCGTGGCGCATACGCGGGAAAAACTTCCCGTTTTACTCAATCGCCGTTTTGCGCATCCTCAATTGTTGTGA
- the tatE gene encoding twin-arginine translocase subunit TatE, with product MGEISITKLLVVAALVVLLFGTKKLRTLGGDLGAAIKGFKKAMNDDDAAKKDADVVTAEKLSHKE from the coding sequence ATGGGTGAGATTAGTATTACTAAACTGCTGGTCGTGGCCGCGTTAGTGGTTCTGCTGTTTGGGACCAAGAAACTGCGTACACTGGGCGGCGATCTTGGTGCAGCGATCAAGGGCTTCAAAAAAGCCATGAACGATGATGATGCTGCGAAGAAAGACGCAGACGTTGTCACAGCAGAGAAACTCTCTCACAAAGAGTAA
- a CDS encoding YbeF family transcriptional regulator: MDNKSLPEKRITVRPQDDKPQVFRTLRNIDLNLLTIFEAVYVHKGIVNAAKVLNLTPSAISQSIQKLRSIFPDPLFIRKGQGVTPTAYAAHLHEYISQGLESILGALDLTGSYDKQRTITVGTTPSIGALVIPVVFQAIKESAPHLMMRNIPISDAESQLSQFQTDLIIDTHIASSRTINHHVLFSDRLMLVCRKDHPCLNEPINELVLQKYEHTLLMLEGQNLSALRQRMQDLFPERQVSFSSYNMFTIAALIGSSDLLGLMPYRLYELFRHCWPLVEIPFPPVNNERLDISLYYNKLSLRDPVLESVVDVIRRAF, encoded by the coding sequence GTGGATAATAAGAGCCTGCCGGAAAAGCGAATAACAGTGCGTCCCCAGGATGATAAGCCGCAAGTCTTCCGAACCCTGCGCAATATTGATCTCAATTTATTGACCATTTTTGAGGCGGTATATGTGCATAAAGGGATCGTTAACGCCGCGAAAGTGCTAAACCTGACGCCATCCGCTATTAGCCAGTCAATCCAAAAATTGCGTTCAATATTTCCCGATCCGCTTTTCATTCGCAAAGGTCAGGGCGTGACGCCGACCGCTTATGCAGCCCATCTGCATGAATATATCAGCCAGGGGCTGGAGTCGATTCTCGGCGCGCTCGATTTAACCGGCAGCTACGATAAGCAGCGCACGATAACGGTGGGCACGACGCCCTCTATCGGTGCACTGGTGATCCCGGTGGTCTTTCAGGCGATCAAAGAGAGCGCCCCGCATCTGATGATGCGCAACATCCCGATAAGCGATGCTGAAAGTCAGCTCAGCCAGTTCCAGACCGATCTGATTATCGATACCCATATCGCCAGTTCGCGCACCATCAATCACCACGTACTCTTTTCTGACCGCCTGATGCTGGTGTGCCGCAAAGATCACCCTTGCCTGAACGAACCGATTAATGAGCTGGTGTTGCAGAAGTATGAGCACACGCTGTTGATGCTTGAGGGGCAGAACCTGAGCGCGCTGCGCCAGCGGATGCAGGATCTCTTCCCTGAACGCCAGGTCTCGTTTAGCAGTTACAATATGTTCACAATCGCTGCACTGATTGGTAGCAGCGATCTGCTCGGGCTGATGCCGTACCGTTTATATGAACTTTTCCGCCACTGCTGGCCGCTGGTCGAGATCCCCTTCCCGCCGGTCAACAATGAGCGCCTGGATATTTCGCTTTACTACAACAAGTTAAGCCTGCGCGACCCGGTGCTGGAGAGCGTGGTAGATGTGATCAGACGGGCGTTTTAA
- the lipB gene encoding lipoyl(octanoyl) transferase LipB, translating to MSQDTILIRNLGLQPYAHVSQEMHDFTDRRDDDTPDEIWLVEHPPVFTQGQAGKAEHVLAAGDIPVIQSDRGGQVTYHGPGQQVMYVLINLKRRKIGVRELVTLLENTVINTLAQLDIVANARPDAPGVYVDGKKICSLGLRIRKGCSFHGLALNIDMDLAPFMRINPCGYAGMEMTQVSKLVENASMDKIRTILIQHFLALLNNPPHQYMSA from the coding sequence TTGTCTCAGGACACCATTCTTATCCGCAATCTTGGTTTACAGCCCTACGCGCATGTCTCTCAGGAGATGCACGACTTCACCGATCGCCGCGATGACGACACCCCCGACGAGATCTGGCTGGTGGAACACCCGCCTGTTTTTACTCAGGGCCAGGCCGGTAAAGCCGAACACGTGCTCGCCGCGGGCGATATTCCGGTCATTCAGAGCGATCGCGGCGGCCAGGTAACCTACCACGGGCCGGGTCAGCAGGTTATGTACGTGTTGATTAACCTCAAGCGCCGGAAAATTGGCGTGCGTGAGCTGGTCACGCTGCTGGAAAACACGGTGATCAATACCCTGGCGCAGCTCGATATTGTGGCGAATGCACGGCCGGATGCGCCGGGTGTCTATGTCGATGGCAAGAAGATCTGCTCGCTCGGTTTACGCATCCGCAAAGGTTGCTCATTCCATGGCCTGGCGCTGAATATTGATATGGACCTGGCGCCGTTTATGCGCATCAACCCGTGCGGTTATGCCGGAATGGAAATGACCCAGGTCAGCAAACTTGTTGAAAACGCGAGCATGGATAAAATAAGGACGATTCTTATCCAGCACTTTTTAGCGTTACTAAACAATCCGCCTCATCAATATATGAGCGCTTAA
- the ybeD gene encoding DUF493 family protein YbeD: protein MKTNLKELLEFPTPFTYKVMGLAKPELVDLVVEVVQRHAPGDYSPQVKPSSKGNYHSVSITINATHIEQVETLYEELGNIEIVRMVL, encoded by the coding sequence ATGAAAACCAATCTTAAAGAACTGCTTGAATTCCCGACACCTTTTACTTACAAAGTGATGGGTCTGGCGAAGCCTGAGCTGGTTGATCTGGTGGTTGAAGTGGTACAGCGCCATGCGCCAGGTGATTACTCTCCGCAGGTAAAACCGAGCAGCAAAGGCAACTACCACTCGGTCTCAATTACCATCAACGCGACGCATATTGAACAAGTTGAAACGCTGTACGAAGAGCTTGGCAATATCGAAATTGTTCGTATGGTGCTGTAA